The Microbacterium phyllosphaerae region GCTGCAGCAGGCTCAGGGCGCGGCGAAGCCGCTGCACATCTGGCCCGGAGACTCGGCACAGGAACTCGCCTCCGACTTCGACCAGCTGCTCGACCGGATCATCCGCACCGGTCGCATCCAGGTCGCGGACTCGGGCGCACAGGCCTGACCGCCCCGCAGACAGCAGAACGGCCATCCTCTCGCGAGGGTGGCCGTTTCTTCGTCTGGGGTCTGGGGTGCGGCTCGCGGCCGCGGATGCTCAGGCGGATCGCTTGGAGCGGCGCGCGGACAGCTCGTCGACGGGGTCGGGGGCCGTAGCATCGAATGCGACCAGCGTGGACTCCACCTCGCGGAGCACCTTTCCGACGGCGATGCCGAACACGCCCTGGCCACGACTCACGAGGTCGATGACCTCGTCGTTCGAGGTGCAGAGATAGACGGATGCTCCGTCGCTCATGAGCGTGGTTCCTGCGAGATCGCGGATGCCGGCTCGGCGGAGCTCGTCGACGGCCGTGCGGATCTGCTGCAGTGAGATCCCGGTGTCGAGCAGACTCTTCACGAGCTTGAGGACGAGGATGTCGCGGAAGCCGTACAGCCGCTGCGACCCCGAGCCGCTGGCGCCGCGCACGGTGGGCTCCACCAGCTCGGTGCGGGCCCAGTAGTCCAGCTGACGGTAGGTGATGCCCGCTGCACGAGCAGCCACGGCACCGCGGTAGCCGACCTCGTCGTCCATGGCCGGAAGACCGTCCGTGAAGAGGAGTTCGGGTACGAACCGCGGGTCGCCTGCACGCTCATCCGCATTCATCTGAAATCCTCCCTGGAGCTGTTACCTCCACGCTAGAGCAGGCCTCCGGCACCGGCAATGACATCCGCACCGCGCCGAAGGTGTGTCGCAATCAGTTCGTTACGAAAGCAACCGTGCGAGCGCGTCTTTGACGAAGAGCGAACGCACTTCATCGATCTTCGAGGCGAGGTTCGGAGCCATGTCGCTCGCCTTCGCCCGCGATGCGGCATCCGTTCGGCGCAGCAACGACGACATCGCGGATTCGATCAGCGCGACCTCGCGCTCGGCCCCCTGCCGCAGCGAGCGCAGGTGCCGAGGTTCGATGCCGTGGCGGTCGAGTGCGACCAAGCCCCTCAGCAGAGTGACCGTGGATTCCGGGTAGCTCTCCTGGGCGACGATCACGCCGGTACTGATCGCGTCGTTGAGAAGCTGTGGCCCCGCACCGGCAGCAGAGAGCAGCTCACTGCGACGGTAGCGGCGCGGCGTCGGCGTGATCGACGGCGGCGGCACGAGTGCGGTCGATTCGCCGTTCGCCTCCGCTTCGTCGAGCTGCTCGCGGATGACGCTGAGAGGGAGATAGTGATCGCGCTGCAGCGTGAGGCCGAGGCGCAGTCGCTCGATGTCGGCCTGCGAGAACTTGCGGTATCCCGACTCGGTGCGCGAAGGAGTGACGATCCCCTGGACCTCCAGGAAGCGGAGCTTGCTGGAGGTGAGCTCGGGAAATTCCGGCGTGAGTCGCGCCAGGACCTGACCGATGCTCAGAAGACCCGCGGACGCCGAACGTTCGCGGGCGGGGGAAGCCGCCATCAGTCGGTCGCCGCGACGCGATCGACCGGGGAGGCGAAGAAGTTCAGTCGGAACTTGCCGACGCGAAGCTCGGTGCCGTCGACCAGCGCACTGCGGTCGACGCGCTCACCGTTCACATACGTTCCGTTGAGCGAACGCTGGTCGATGATCTCGAAGGTCGAGCCCGTGCGGGTCACTTCGGCGTGACGACGCGACACCGTCACGTCGTCGAAGAAGATGTCCGCCTCCGGGTGGCGCCCTACGGTCGTCACGTCCGTGTCGAGCAGGTAGCGTGCACCCGCGAGCGCTCCGGAGCGCACCAGAAGCAGTGCGGAACCGGAGGGAAGGGCCGCGATGGCGCTCTGCTCCACGTCGGTGAGCTCCACGCCGAAAGGCACGAAGGAAAGGTCCGAGTCATGCCCGAACGTCTGCGTCACGTCGTGTCTCTGCTCGACGGGACGATGGATCGCGGCGTCTCCGCCCGATCGGCTCTGGCTGTCTGTCACTATGCCCTCCTAGTCCTCCAGACTAACTGATCCGCGGCC contains the following coding sequences:
- a CDS encoding FHA domain-containing protein is translated as MTDSQSRSGGDAAIHRPVEQRHDVTQTFGHDSDLSFVPFGVELTDVEQSAIAALPSGSALLLVRSGALAGARYLLDTDVTTVGRHPEADIFFDDVTVSRRHAEVTRTGSTFEIIDQRSLNGTYVNGERVDRSALVDGTELRVGKFRLNFFASPVDRVAATD
- the ftsR gene encoding transcriptional regulator FtsR, whose product is MAASPARERSASAGLLSIGQVLARLTPEFPELTSSKLRFLEVQGIVTPSRTESGYRKFSQADIERLRLGLTLQRDHYLPLSVIREQLDEAEANGESTALVPPPSITPTPRRYRRSELLSAAGAGPQLLNDAISTGVIVAQESYPESTVTLLRGLVALDRHGIEPRHLRSLRQGAEREVALIESAMSSLLRRTDAASRAKASDMAPNLASKIDEVRSLFVKDALARLLS
- a CDS encoding MerR family transcriptional regulator, whose protein sequence is MNADERAGDPRFVPELLFTDGLPAMDDEVGYRGAVAARAAGITYRQLDYWARTELVEPTVRGASGSGSQRLYGFRDILVLKLVKSLLDTGISLQQIRTAVDELRRAGIRDLAGTTLMSDGASVYLCTSNDEVIDLVSRGQGVFGIAVGKVLREVESTLVAFDATAPDPVDELSARRSKRSA